The DNA segment actcttcatcgcggtgcgcgggcctctcactgttgcggcctctcctgtttcggagctccgcggcatgtgggatcctcccagaccagggctcgaacccgtgtcccctgcattggcaggcagattctcaaccactgcgccaccagggaagcccccacgttGCTGGTTTAAATGATCTCCAGCTAATCAAATTGAAACTTGCCTTAATCAGGTTTTAAGTtgaagtttttcttattttttaagtattaagcTAGATGGCTGACCTTTCATTTACCACAAATTTGTCTCATCATATAGAAGGATTTTAGTTAAAATTTGGAGTAAGCGTATGGGAGGCAGGAGTCTTGgtactgaattatttttttgctTAATCAGTATCCTGGGCAAGTTAGTCCTTGTTAAAGAGGAATCATCTATGTAAGAAATTTAATTacttgctatttattttacacattatTATCCCTAGATGACAGTTCTCATAGGAGGAGCAGTTGGTGATGTTGTAACATATAACCAGAAGAAAGTTGAGGAAAATGCTTCTATTCCAAGATTAAATTGCACATGAGTATatgactgtatatgtgtgtgtatatgtatgcacatATGTTCATATTTGTATCAGATTAGAtaagtgacttttttcttttctttctttcttttttttttttttgcggtacgcggacctctcactgttgtggcctctcccattgcagagcacaggctccggacgcgcaggctcagcggccatggctcatgggcccagccgctccacggcatgcgggatccccccggaccggggcacgaacccgcgtcccctgcatcggcaggctgactcttaaccactgcgccaccaggggatcccctctttctttctttctttttggccgcacctggcggcatgtgggatcttagttccccgaccagggactgaacgcgcactccctgcagtggaagtgcggagtcttaaccactggaccgtgaGGGAATTCTCTTTTAATCTGTTAATAAATAGGCCAGGATGACCAGTAGATGCTTTTTATAGTAATTTGAGCTCCATGTGATATAGAATACCATTGAAAAGGTCATCtgagtttttatttgtgttttcaaatATTAGAACTCTGAATCTTCAGTTTCAGTTGCACTttagaaaacaatgaaatcaaaggCTTTTTGTGTAGTCAGgaaatattgctttttatttcttaaatttatttttatttgtttatttatttgttatttgttatttattggcTGAGCCACACGGCATGTGAaattagttccccaagcagggatcgaacctgtgccccgtgcagtggaagtaCGGAatcctaaccaatggaccaccagggaattcctgggaataataatttttaaatttcctttttcaggTTAGAAAAGCACCTAATGCCTGTGATTTTGATCAGTGGGAGACTGAAACAGTTTACTCTAATTCAGAAGTCAGAAACTTGAATGTTCCTGCTACACTTCCAAATATCTTGCCAAGCCCTACTGAACACTCTACTTTAGCAAAGTTTGAAAAGATACCTGGAATTTTGCCATTGAATACTGAGGACCAATTTAAATCTAATGGGGTAGACTTAGCTAGGGACTCAGAAGAATTCAATTATCTGAAGCAATGTGATAGTTCAAATATTAGCCACGCAGAAAACGAAGCTTCTCTGAAGACCTCCTCAGCAGCTGCACAAGAGCTACTTATTTCTGGTGGTCTCTTTCCAACAAATGAAGAACAAGATCCGTCACTTCTGGGGGAAGTTACTCCCGATCCCTACATAATGAGTCTTCAGAAGCTGATGAAAAAGTCAAAGGAATATATAGAAAGAGAGCAATCTAGACACAGTCTGAGAAGTAGTGCAAAGAGGAGTGTTAGTGAGAGTTATTCAGACAAAGAAAATGATGCTGTTAAAGTGACTGACTGTGAAAAGGAGAAGGCCCAGTTGATGGGCAGGCACTGTGGTTCAGTTATTCCTGACAAACCAAGCCTTAATAAATCAAATGTTCTTCTCCAAGGTGCTTCCACTCAAGCAAGCAGCGTGAATACGTCCATTTTAGGTAGCTTTTCTAAAGTGGACATACCTATACCAACTGGCCATTCTACTGTTTTAGAGCCTGATTCTGATTTTAAACGCATTCCCACTTTTGTTACTGAAAATAATGTTATCAAAAGTCTTACTGGTTCATATGCCAAATTACCTAGCCCAGAGCCAAGCCTAAGTCCTAAAATGCATCGAAGGTGTTCTAGGCCATCATCAGCATGTCATATACTTATAAATAACCCAATAAATGCTTGTGAATTAAGtcctaaaggaaaagaacaggCAGTAGACTTAGTTGTTcaagaaactgatgaaaaaacAAATGTACCTGAAACTGTGCCAGAGTTACCAATTGATTTAGCAGGAGTTTGTTCAAGCAAGGTTTATGTCAGTAAAAATACATCTGAAGCCATACAGGAAATGGTTTTAGGTAAATCAAATCAGGTATGTCAGTCTTCAGGAagtcaattagaaaataaagttattcatGGACTTGCTATCACGGAAGGTCAGTTAACATCTGATGGGAGAGGACCACAGAAAATGGACAGTACATGTACTGCAGTGGAAAGATTGCATGAGCCATATGCCACCAGTCAATGTATAGTGAGTCAAAACTTTGGAACTGTGAGTGGACTCAAGTCAGCCAATGTGTTAGAGAAAAACTCCTGCAATTTCCAAATGGGACTGAATAAGTCTTACGACGTAAAAAACCCATCTCCTTTACTGATGCAAAACCAGAATACCAGACAGCATATGGACACCCCTGCAGTGTCCTGTGGAAATGAACAATTTTTGGATAACAGTTTTGAGAAAGTTAAACGGAGACTTGATTTAGATATTGATAATTTGCAAAAAGAAAACTGGCCTTATGTCATAACAACTGGAATAGCTGAACAGGAAAGGCAACATTTGCCAGAAAAAAGATACTCTAAGGGGTCTGTCTACATCA comes from the Delphinus delphis chromosome 15, mDelDel1.2, whole genome shotgun sequence genome and includes:
- the CCP110 gene encoding centriolar coiled-coil protein of 110 kDa isoform X2 gives rise to the protein MEEYEKFCEKILARIQEASLATESFLPVQSESISLIRFHGVAVLSPLLNIEKRKEMQQEKQKALDVEGRKQVNRNRALLTRVQEILENVQVRKAPNACDFDQWETETVYSNSEVRNLNVPATLPNILPSPTEHSTLAKFEKIPGILPLNTEDQFKSNGVDLARDSEEFNYLKQCDSSNISHAENEASLKTSSAAAQELLISGGLFPTNEEQDPSLLGEVTPDPYIMSLQKLMKKSKEYIEREQSRHSLRSSAKRSVSESYSDKENDAVKVTDCEKEKAQLMGRHCGSVIPDKPSLNKSNVLLQGASTQASSVNTSILGSFSKVDIPIPTGHSTVLEPDSDFKRIPTFVTENNVIKSLTGSYAKLPSPEPSLSPKMHRRCSRPSSACHILINNPINACELSPKGKEQAVDLVVQETDEKTNVPETVPELPIDLAGVCSSKVYVSKNTSEAIQEMVLGKSNQVCQSSGSQLENKVIHGLAITEGQLTSDGRGPQKMDSTCTAVERLHEPYATSQCIVSQNFGTVSGLKSANVLEKNSCNFQMGLNKSYDVKNPSPLLMQNQNTRQHMDTPAVSCGNEQFLDNSFEKVKRRLDLDIDNLQKENWPYVITTGIAEQERQHLPEKRYSKGSVYINKNKMLESSSKEGEEILKSKMLAFEEMRKRLEEQHAQQLSLLIAEQEREQERLQKEIEEREKMLKEKKVITAEASELDISNAVDLEWRKISDSGLLETMLSQVDSLHSSNSNSSGFTSSALQHSFGSASEVPFYLWGSSTSGLTKLSVTRPFGRAKTKWSQVFSAEVQAKFNKVTAVAKGFLTRRLMQTDKLKQLRQTVKDTMEFIRSFQLEAPLKRGVVSAQDASLQERVLAQLRAALYGIHDIFFVMDAAERMSILHHDREVRKEKMLRQMDKMKSPRVALSAATQKSLDRKKYMKAAEMGMPNKKFLVKQNPSETRVLQPNQGQNAPVHRLLSRQGSICRKNPKKAAKCCDNLRRQHSLG
- the CCP110 gene encoding centriolar coiled-coil protein of 110 kDa isoform X1, with the protein product MEEYEKFCEKILARIQEASLATESFLPVQSESISLIRFHGVAVLSPLLNIEKRKEMQQEKQKALDVEGRKQVNRNRALLTRVQEILENVQVRKAPNACDFDQWETETVYSNSEVRNLNVPATLPNILPSPTEHSTLAKFEKIPGILPLNTEDQFKSNGVDLARDSEEFNYLKQCDSSNISHAENEASLKTSSAAAQELLISGGLFPTNEEQDPSLLGEVTPDPYIMSLQKLMKKSKEYIEREQSRHSLRSSAKRSVSESYSDKENDAVKVTDCEKEKAQLMGRHCGSVIPDKPSLNKSNVLLQGASTQASSVNTSILGSFSKVDIPIPTGHSTVLEPDSDFKRIPTFVTENNVIKSLTGSYAKLPSPEPSLSPKMHRRCSRPSSACHILINNPINACELSPKGKEQAVDLVVQETDEKTNVPETVPELPIDLAGVCSSKVYVSKNTSEAIQEMVLGKSNQVCQSSGSQLENKVIHGLAITEGQLTSDGRGPQKMDSTCTAVERLHEPYATSQCIVSQNFGTVSGLKSANVLEKNSCNFQMGLNKSYDVKNPSPLLMQNQNTRQHMDTPAVSCGNEQFLDNSFEKVKRRLDLDIDNLQKENWPYVITTGIAEQERQHLPEKRYSKGSVYINKNKMLESSSKEGEEILKSKMLAFEEMRKRLEEQHAQQLSLLIAEQEREQERLQKEIEEREKMLKEKKVITAEASELDISNAVDLEWRKISDSGLLETMLSQVDSLHSSNSNSSGFTSSALQHSFGSASEVPFYLWGSSTSGLTKLSVTRPFGRAKTKWSQVFSAEVQAKFNKVTAVAKGFLTRRLMQTDKLKQLRQTVKDTMEFIRSFQLEAPLKRGVVSAQDASLQERVLAQLRAALYGIHDIFFVMDAAERMSILHHDREVRKEKMLRQMDKMKSPRVALSAATQKSLDRKKYMKAAEMGMPNKKFLVKQNPSETRVLQPNQGQNAPVHRLLSRQGTPKTSVKGVVQNRQKSSQSRVPNRAPVSGVYAGKIQRKQPNVATT